A single window of Archangium gephyra DNA harbors:
- a CDS encoding heme lyase CcmF/NrfE family subunit, giving the protein MNSTLGYGLVLGGLAFASFGALVGLVGGMRRDDAAFPWVMRCVWGFFLCMLGANLVMEYALLTNDFSVAYVAQVGSRATPTIFKIVSLWSALEGSILFWGVIMGTYVLAFALVHRNEHARYMSLALGTMLAVGVFFTFLIAGPANPFHSVSPVPLDGPGPNALLQNHYLMIIHPPMLYLGYVGMTVPFGIAVAALLRGQMGDAWMAPLRRWTLVAWLFLSVGIILGSWWAYAVLGWGGYWAWDPVENASFLPWLTSTAFMHSTLVHERKKMLKLWTLSLVLGSFVLTILGTFMTRSGIFNSVHSFTQSDIGPTFLGFIAVLMFVCIALLSTRGHLLVAESDIKSMVSRETTILVNNLVFVAITFTVLLGTLYPLISEAVRGIRVSVGEPYFNKMAVPGGVMVLFLMGVGPMLPWGSSDPKLVRERFWIPAAVGAAIVGACLLGGLRGFYPLLTFGLAGFVTVITLRELALPVKVRMSEKQEGFVTALLGSATKARRRFGGYIVHLGIVMIFVSVAASSAFVTHTSGTVRIGETLKIGGYQVKYLGLASGQEPHRTFVATRVQVTAPNGDVSEMAPRMNYYERMTDPVGTPAVRETAKEDLYLSLMAFSEDRGTASFNAWIFPLVGWIWWSIPLLVLGTLIAVWPARRARATAQEQERTPAAGASPEPGVGIHPGGAA; this is encoded by the coding sequence GTGAACAGTACGTTGGGATACGGGCTGGTGCTCGGCGGGCTCGCGTTCGCGAGCTTCGGGGCACTGGTGGGCCTGGTGGGCGGGATGCGCCGCGACGACGCGGCCTTCCCCTGGGTGATGCGCTGCGTGTGGGGCTTCTTCCTCTGCATGCTCGGCGCCAACCTGGTGATGGAGTACGCGCTGCTCACCAACGACTTCAGCGTGGCCTACGTGGCGCAGGTGGGCAGCCGCGCCACGCCGACAATCTTCAAGATCGTCTCGCTGTGGAGCGCGCTCGAGGGCTCCATCCTCTTCTGGGGCGTCATCATGGGCACGTACGTGCTCGCGTTCGCGCTGGTGCACCGCAACGAGCACGCGCGCTACATGTCCCTGGCGCTGGGCACCATGCTGGCGGTGGGTGTCTTCTTCACCTTCCTGATCGCCGGGCCGGCCAACCCGTTCCACTCGGTGTCGCCGGTGCCCCTGGACGGGCCGGGTCCCAACGCGCTGCTGCAGAACCACTACCTGATGATCATCCACCCGCCCATGCTGTACCTGGGCTACGTGGGCATGACGGTGCCCTTCGGCATCGCCGTGGCGGCGCTGCTGCGCGGGCAGATGGGTGATGCGTGGATGGCGCCACTGCGCCGCTGGACGCTGGTGGCGTGGCTGTTCCTCTCGGTGGGCATCATCCTCGGCTCGTGGTGGGCGTACGCGGTGCTCGGCTGGGGCGGCTACTGGGCGTGGGATCCGGTGGAGAACGCGTCCTTCCTGCCGTGGCTGACGTCCACCGCCTTCATGCACTCCACGCTGGTGCACGAGCGCAAGAAGATGCTCAAGCTGTGGACGCTGAGCCTGGTGCTGGGCAGCTTCGTGCTGACCATCCTGGGCACGTTCATGACCCGGAGCGGCATCTTCAACTCGGTGCACAGCTTCACGCAGTCGGACATCGGTCCCACGTTCCTCGGGTTCATCGCGGTGCTGATGTTCGTGTGCATCGCGCTGCTGTCCACGCGCGGGCACCTGCTGGTGGCCGAGAGCGACATCAAGTCGATGGTGTCGCGCGAGACCACCATCCTGGTGAACAACCTGGTGTTCGTGGCCATCACCTTCACGGTGCTGCTGGGGACGCTCTACCCGCTCATCTCCGAGGCCGTGCGCGGCATCCGGGTGAGCGTGGGCGAGCCGTACTTCAACAAGATGGCGGTGCCCGGCGGGGTGATGGTGCTCTTCCTCATGGGCGTGGGCCCGATGCTGCCCTGGGGCAGCTCGGATCCGAAGCTGGTGCGCGAGCGCTTCTGGATACCGGCGGCGGTGGGCGCGGCCATCGTGGGCGCGTGCCTGCTGGGCGGCCTGCGGGGCTTCTACCCGCTGCTGACGTTCGGCCTGGCGGGCTTCGTCACCGTCATCACCCTGCGCGAGCTGGCGCTGCCGGTGAAGGTGCGCATGAGCGAGAAGCAGGAGGGCTTCGTCACGGCGCTCCTGGGCAGCGCGACGAAGGCGCGGCGGCGCTTTGGCGGCTACATCGTGCACCTGGGGATCGTGATGATCTTCGTGTCGGTGGCGGCCTCCTCCGCGTTCGTGACGCACACCTCGGGCACGGTGCGCATCGGTGAGACGCTGAAGATTGGGGGCTACCAGGTGAAGTACCTGGGGCTCGCCAGCGGCCAGGAGCCGCACCGCACCTTCGTGGCCACGCGGGTGCAGGTGACGGCGCCCAACGGGGACGTCAGCGAGATGGCGCCTCGGATGAACTACTACGAGCGCATGACGGATCCGGTGGGAACGCCGGCGGTGCGCGAGACGGCGAAGGAAGACCTCTACCTGTCGCTGATGGCCTTCTCCGAGGACCGGGGCACGGCGAGCTTCAACGCGTGGATCTTCCCGCTGGTGGGGTGGATCTGGTGGAGCATTCCGCTGCTGGTGCTGGGCACGCTGATCGCGGTGTGGCCGGCGCGGCGGGCGCGGGCGACGGCCCAGGAGCAGGAGCGGACCCCGGCGGCGGGGGCCTCGCCCGAGCCGGGCGTGGGGATCCATCCGGGAGGTGCGGCATGA
- a CDS encoding cytochrome c maturation protein CcmE, protein MTQQTRNRLIAVVSLLVAGAGLSLVAFGNIGENLVYYWRPSEMMAQGEKAYGPTIRLGGQVQPGSIQWNEQHTTLQFRVMDDEQPGAAHVLVRTTEVPPQMFRERIGVVVEGTFDQSQVFQGSRLMVNHSNEYRAPKTDDDVKKMFEDMKKQEATTAAARTP, encoded by the coding sequence ATGACGCAGCAGACGCGTAACCGTCTCATCGCCGTGGTGTCCCTGTTGGTGGCCGGTGCGGGCCTGTCCCTGGTGGCCTTTGGCAACATCGGGGAGAACCTCGTCTATTACTGGAGGCCCTCGGAGATGATGGCCCAGGGCGAGAAGGCCTACGGCCCCACCATCCGCCTGGGCGGGCAGGTGCAGCCGGGCAGCATCCAGTGGAACGAGCAGCACACCACCCTGCAGTTCCGCGTCATGGACGACGAGCAGCCCGGCGCCGCCCATGTCCTGGTGCGCACCACGGAGGTGCCGCCGCAGATGTTCCGCGAGCGCATTGGCGTGGTGGTGGAGGGCACGTTCGATCAGTCCCAGGTCTTCCAGGGCAGCCGGCTGATGGTGAACCACTCCAACGAGTACCGGGCGCCCAAGACGGATGACGACGTGAAGAAGATGTTCGAGGACATGAAGAAGCAGGAAGCCACCACGGCCGCGGCGAGGACTCCGTGA
- a CDS encoding GNAT family N-acetyltransferase, producing MRIRRLTLDDMPACLTLAVKRDWPPEELKWRLILELGIGFGVDAPEGGLAGTVLVTPYGREAASIGMMVVSPSHGRQGLGRRLMEHALEHIGPLPTLLFATDQGRPLYEKLGFVQVGEVVKHLGRLTRQPEEAAVADMRVRAMTREDLDAVAALDAEAFGAPRRELLQALHRLAYRALVAERDGRVVGHGLAWPNLGSTMVGPLVAREEPIARSLAARLLRGLEGTVRVDIPPRFTGLSEWVAGLGLERHVPAPMMQLHGTRAPGRREHLHAIAAQALG from the coding sequence ATGCGCATTCGGAGACTCACCCTGGATGACATGCCCGCCTGTCTCACGCTCGCCGTGAAGCGCGACTGGCCGCCGGAGGAGCTGAAGTGGCGGCTGATCCTGGAGCTGGGGATCGGCTTCGGCGTGGACGCTCCGGAAGGTGGGCTCGCGGGCACGGTCCTCGTCACGCCCTATGGGCGCGAGGCGGCTTCGATCGGGATGATGGTGGTGTCGCCCTCGCATGGGCGGCAGGGGCTCGGACGGCGCCTCATGGAGCATGCGCTCGAGCACATCGGTCCCCTCCCCACGCTCCTGTTCGCGACGGACCAGGGCCGTCCCCTCTACGAGAAGCTGGGCTTCGTCCAGGTGGGCGAGGTGGTGAAGCATCTGGGGCGCCTCACCCGGCAGCCCGAGGAAGCCGCCGTCGCGGACATGCGGGTACGGGCGATGACCCGGGAGGACCTGGACGCGGTCGCCGCGCTGGACGCGGAGGCCTTCGGTGCGCCCCGGCGGGAGCTGCTCCAGGCCTTGCACCGGCTGGCGTACCGGGCGCTCGTGGCCGAGCGGGACGGACGCGTGGTGGGCCATGGCCTGGCGTGGCCCAACCTCGGGTCGACGATGGTGGGGCCCCTCGTCGCCCGGGAGGAGCCCATCGCCCGGAGCCTCGCGGCCAGGCTGCTGCGAGGCCTCGAGGGCACCGTGCGGGTGGACATCCCTCCACGCTTCACCGGGCTGAGCGAATGGGTGGCGGGGCTCGGGCTCGAGCGGCACGTGCCGGCGCCCATGATGCAGCTCCACGGGACCCGGGCCCCGGGCAGGAGGGAGCACCTCCATGCCATCGCGGCCCAGGCCCTGGGGTGA
- the ccmA gene encoding heme ABC exporter ATP-binding protein CcmA, which translates to MDAPPAPPPALALHDVSKRYGRRWALARLSYTLPQGRSLLLTGHNGSGKTTLLRLVGTALSPTHGRVEIRGHDSVAQRDTVRREVALLSHASFLYEDLTAHQNLVVLARLLGLDAPADVAGELLVKVGLTKRSDSPVRQFSAGMRKRLAIARLLMKAPAVALLDEPFGELDPAGIQAMEKIIRELKDSGVTVVLATHLVEQGLSLCEERLHLQEGRAVAA; encoded by the coding sequence ATGGACGCTCCCCCCGCGCCGCCCCCCGCGCTCGCCCTTCATGACGTCAGCAAGCGGTATGGACGCCGCTGGGCCCTCGCGCGACTCAGCTACACCCTCCCCCAGGGCCGCTCCCTGCTGCTCACCGGGCACAACGGCTCGGGCAAGACGACGCTGTTGCGGCTGGTGGGCACCGCGCTCTCCCCCACCCACGGCCGGGTGGAGATCCGCGGCCATGACAGCGTGGCCCAGCGCGACACCGTGCGCCGCGAGGTGGCGCTCCTGTCCCACGCGAGCTTCCTCTATGAGGACCTGACGGCCCACCAGAACCTGGTGGTGCTGGCGCGGCTGCTCGGCCTGGACGCTCCGGCGGACGTGGCCGGGGAGCTGCTGGTGAAGGTGGGGTTGACGAAGCGCTCGGACAGTCCGGTGCGCCAGTTCTCCGCGGGCATGCGCAAGCGCCTGGCCATCGCCCGGCTGCTGATGAAGGCCCCCGCGGTGGCGCTGCTGGACGAGCCCTTCGGCGAGCTGGACCCGGCCGGCATCCAGGCCATGGAGAAGATCATCCGTGAGCTGAAGGACTCGGGGGTCACCGTGGTGTTGGCCACCCACCTCGTCGAGCAGGGCCTGTCCCTGTGCGAGGAGCGCCTGCACCTGCAGGAAGGCCGGGCGGTGGCGGCATGA
- a CDS encoding heme exporter protein CcmB, with the protein MRGARPISLLRTVGVLLAKDLLIEWRTRARLNALIFFALATLLLFSFAVGPDTKVLARNAGGYLWLALLFASVLALGESFRVEQENLTLDGLRLAPADARAIFLSKALGNALLLMLLGALLIPVMVALYGVSVTMGLGSFAATVTLGCMAISAPGTVYSAIASNARARDVLLPLLLFPLIIPALLAAAKATSLVLQGDPMNQLGSWYGLLIGFNLIYWGLGFLLFPRVIED; encoded by the coding sequence ATGAGGGGCGCGCGACCCATCTCCCTGCTGAGAACGGTGGGAGTGTTGTTGGCGAAGGATCTGCTCATCGAGTGGCGGACGCGGGCACGCCTCAACGCGCTCATCTTCTTCGCGCTGGCCACGCTGCTGCTCTTCTCCTTCGCGGTGGGGCCGGACACGAAGGTGCTGGCGCGCAACGCGGGCGGCTACCTGTGGCTGGCGCTGCTGTTCGCCAGCGTGCTCGCCCTGGGCGAGTCCTTCCGGGTGGAGCAGGAGAACCTCACCCTGGACGGGCTGCGGCTGGCCCCGGCGGACGCTCGCGCCATCTTCCTGTCCAAGGCACTGGGCAACGCCCTGCTGCTCATGCTGCTCGGCGCCCTGCTCATCCCGGTGATGGTGGCCCTCTACGGGGTGAGCGTGACCATGGGGCTGGGCTCGTTCGCCGCCACCGTGACGCTTGGCTGCATGGCCATCAGCGCGCCGGGCACGGTGTATTCGGCCATCGCCAGCAATGCGCGGGCAAGAGACGTGCTGCTCCCGCTGTTGCTGTTCCCGCTCATCATTCCCGCGCTGCTCGCCGCCGCGAAGGCGACATCGCTCGTTCTACAGGGTGACCCGATGAATCAGTTGGGCTCATGGTACGGCCTGCTCATCGGGTTCAATCTGATTTATTGGGGTCTGGGCTTCCTCCTGTTCCCCCGGGTCATCGAGGATTAG
- a CDS encoding cytochrome c biogenesis protein, producing MTAAALGLLVLGNWMGLVWTPSEREMGDVYRIIYVHVPAMWMAMLTLTVNFSCCVAYLLQSSWKTDALAEATAEVGLLFGSYGLVLGAIWGKPTWGTYWDWDPRLTAMAIMLVTYVAYMALRRFVEDPERRAVWSSVVGIISFVNLPIVWFSVKWWRSLHQVQSTPKTVDPDMTLALRVNAWASLILLTLFLLHRYRIALATREAEVAMPEALPTDVPGSRDNRASEVA from the coding sequence ATGACGGCGGCGGCCCTGGGGCTGCTGGTGTTGGGCAACTGGATGGGCCTGGTGTGGACGCCCTCCGAGCGGGAGATGGGCGACGTCTACCGCATCATCTATGTCCACGTGCCGGCCATGTGGATGGCGATGCTGACGCTGACGGTGAACTTCTCCTGCTGCGTGGCCTACCTGCTGCAGTCGAGCTGGAAGACGGACGCGCTGGCGGAGGCCACGGCCGAGGTGGGCCTGCTCTTCGGCAGCTACGGCCTGGTGCTGGGCGCCATCTGGGGCAAGCCCACCTGGGGCACGTACTGGGACTGGGATCCCCGGCTCACCGCCATGGCCATCATGCTGGTGACGTACGTGGCCTACATGGCCCTGCGCCGCTTCGTGGAAGACCCCGAGAGGCGGGCGGTGTGGAGCTCCGTGGTGGGCATCATCTCGTTCGTGAACCTGCCCATCGTGTGGTTCTCCGTGAAGTGGTGGCGCAGCCTGCACCAGGTGCAGTCCACCCCGAAGACGGTGGACCCGGACATGACGTTGGCGCTGCGCGTCAACGCGTGGGCGAGCCTCATCCTCCTCACCCTCTTCCTGCTGCACCGCTACCGCATCGCCCTCGCCACGCGTGAGGCGGAGGTGGCCATGCCCGAGGCGCTCCCCACGGACGTGCCCGGCTCGCGAGACAACCGCGCTTCGGAGGTCGCCTGA
- a CDS encoding polysaccharide deacetylase family protein has protein sequence MKSAAAGVLHHSGLRKALAAYRRYQSGGRRILIVSYHRVVADFTGELQRSIPGLLISQETFRRHLEGLSAAGYEFSSLGDALDVMAGRRVAQKDLCVVSFDDGYRDVYRYGYPVLKQMGVPAITYLPAALIGTGQRFNHDRLFHLVRMAQARGYKPVFDVMPAPTTELLDTVLSGRKRLSAALDDFIGRYPTGTLVETIQALEERLGPSPELLPEQGDLMDWDEVRRMVKDGFDFGAHTLGHVVLTHEPLEVVEREVRESKAIIEREASITVRDFAYCNGWYSDEVIRVLKRNGFRSAVTTEDMPNLMGGDPFTLKRKVLWENFSVGLTGGYSRTLTVCQLDDCFSTLGMRAPVLGRRLQNAPRGEVVW, from the coding sequence ATGAAATCCGCGGCGGCGGGAGTGCTGCATCACAGTGGCCTCCGCAAGGCGCTCGCGGCCTACAGGCGGTATCAGTCCGGGGGTCGTCGCATCCTCATCGTCAGCTACCACCGGGTGGTGGCCGACTTCACGGGCGAGCTCCAGCGCTCCATCCCGGGTCTTCTCATTTCGCAAGAGACGTTCCGGCGGCACCTGGAGGGGCTGTCCGCGGCGGGCTACGAGTTCTCCTCGCTGGGGGACGCGCTGGACGTGATGGCCGGGCGCCGCGTGGCGCAGAAGGATCTGTGCGTCGTCTCCTTCGACGATGGCTACCGCGACGTGTACCGGTACGGCTACCCCGTGCTGAAGCAGATGGGCGTGCCGGCCATCACCTACCTGCCGGCGGCCCTGATCGGCACCGGGCAGCGCTTCAACCATGATCGGCTCTTCCACCTGGTGCGGATGGCGCAGGCCCGGGGCTACAAGCCCGTGTTCGACGTGATGCCCGCGCCCACCACGGAGCTGTTGGACACCGTGCTCTCCGGCCGCAAACGGCTGTCGGCGGCGCTCGATGACTTCATCGGCCGCTACCCCACCGGCACGCTCGTGGAGACCATCCAGGCCCTGGAGGAGCGGCTCGGCCCAAGCCCGGAGCTGCTCCCCGAACAGGGAGACCTGATGGACTGGGACGAGGTGCGGCGGATGGTGAAGGACGGCTTCGACTTCGGCGCGCACACGCTGGGGCACGTGGTGCTCACGCACGAGCCGCTCGAGGTGGTGGAGCGCGAGGTGCGCGAGTCCAAGGCCATCATCGAGCGCGAGGCCAGCATCACCGTGCGCGACTTCGCCTACTGCAACGGCTGGTACTCGGACGAGGTCATCCGCGTGCTCAAGCGCAACGGGTTCCGCTCGGCCGTCACCACCGAGGACATGCCCAACCTCATGGGCGGAGACCCCTTCACCCTCAAGCGCAAGGTGCTCTGGGAGAACTTCAGCGTGGGCCTGACGGGCGGCTACTCGCGCACCCTCACCGTGTGCCAGCTGGATGACTGCTTCAGCACGCTGGGCATGCGCGCCCCCGTCCTGGGCCGGCGCCTGCAGAACGCCCCCCGAGGCGAGGTGGTCTGGTGA
- a CDS encoding MBL fold metallo-hydrolase: MASIHFLGAAGTVTGSKFLLEYQGKRVLIDCGLFQGRKELRQRNWRALPIPPRSIDAIVLTHAHIDHTGGLPRVVRDGFHGPVYCTSGTRDLSALLLPDSAHLQEEEARYANKEGFSKHRPALPLYSVEDAQRALKLFETFGYERTREILPGITLTFYRAGHILGSAVCVFHLERTNQRVVFTGDLGRYHAPILRDPQTVRSATTLVVESTYGDREHGDQRPVDALCEAVLSAYERKGMVVIPAFSVGRTQELLYHLRNLEADKRIPELEVFVDSPMACDATPIYVAHAEEHDLDMSAIVKRGESPLATKRTRFVTSPQESRQLNQVDGPGIIISASGMATGGRILHHLKNRLPDPRNTVLFVGYQSEGSRGRRMLDGEKEVKIHGQMVRVEAEVRTVSGFSAHADWTETLRWMDGFESPPRQTLLVHGEPSALQALKGRVEARGWPAYIPEYLEKVELAQ, encoded by the coding sequence ATGGCCTCCATCCATTTCCTCGGCGCCGCGGGAACCGTCACGGGTTCAAAGTTCCTCCTCGAGTACCAGGGCAAGCGGGTGCTGATCGATTGCGGTCTGTTCCAGGGCCGCAAGGAGCTGCGCCAGCGCAACTGGCGCGCCCTGCCCATCCCGCCCCGGAGCATCGACGCCATCGTCCTCACGCACGCCCACATCGATCACACGGGCGGTCTGCCCCGCGTGGTGCGTGACGGCTTCCACGGGCCCGTCTACTGCACCTCCGGCACGCGCGATCTCTCCGCGCTGCTGCTCCCGGACTCGGCGCACCTCCAGGAGGAAGAGGCCCGCTACGCCAACAAGGAGGGCTTCTCCAAGCACCGCCCCGCCCTGCCGCTCTACTCGGTGGAGGACGCACAGCGTGCGCTGAAGCTCTTCGAGACCTTCGGCTACGAGCGCACCCGGGAGATCCTCCCCGGCATCACCCTCACCTTCTACCGGGCGGGCCACATCCTCGGCTCGGCGGTGTGCGTGTTCCACCTGGAGCGCACGAATCAGCGCGTGGTGTTCACCGGGGACCTGGGCCGCTACCACGCGCCCATCCTGAGGGATCCTCAGACGGTCCGCTCGGCCACCACGCTGGTGGTGGAGAGCACCTATGGTGACCGGGAGCACGGGGACCAGCGGCCCGTGGACGCGCTGTGCGAGGCCGTGCTGAGCGCCTACGAGCGCAAGGGCATGGTCGTCATCCCCGCCTTCTCCGTGGGCCGGACCCAGGAGCTGCTCTACCACCTGCGCAACCTGGAGGCGGACAAGCGCATCCCCGAGTTGGAGGTCTTCGTGGACTCGCCCATGGCCTGCGACGCCACGCCCATCTACGTGGCCCACGCGGAAGAGCACGACCTGGACATGTCCGCCATCGTGAAGCGGGGCGAGTCCCCACTGGCCACGAAGCGCACGCGCTTCGTCACCTCGCCGCAGGAGAGCAGGCAGCTCAACCAGGTGGACGGCCCGGGCATCATCATCTCCGCCTCGGGCATGGCCACGGGAGGCCGCATCCTGCACCACCTGAAGAACCGGCTGCCGGATCCGCGCAACACGGTGCTCTTCGTGGGCTACCAGTCCGAGGGCTCGCGCGGCCGGCGCATGCTGGACGGCGAGAAGGAGGTGAAGATCCACGGGCAGATGGTGCGGGTGGAGGCGGAGGTCCGCACGGTGAGTGGCTTCTCGGCGCACGCGGACTGGACGGAGACGCTGCGCTGGATGGACGGCTTCGAATCGCCACCGCGCCAGACGCTGCTCGTCCACGGAGAGCCCTCGGCGCTGCAGGCGCTCAAGGGCCGGGTGGAGGCGCGCGGCTGGCCGGCCTACATCCCCGAGTACCTGGAGAAGGTGGAGCTGGCGCAGTAG
- a CDS encoding TlpA family protein disulfide reductase, with the protein MNWRITVGFVVLCLGLLGVLARGFGSNPREVPFMLKGQAAPPFTLKALDSGMRVTSEQLKGRPMVINFWASWCGPCKMEHPVLEWGAREFGGQAQFLGVVFEDTEDNARQFLARMGASFPQLIDQNSGVAVAYGVAGVPETYFIDAQGIIRGKHVGPIDPESMAQWIRELSASAPSAKQ; encoded by the coding sequence ATGAACTGGCGTATCACGGTGGGCTTCGTGGTGCTGTGCCTGGGACTGCTGGGGGTGCTGGCCAGGGGCTTCGGCAGCAATCCGCGCGAGGTGCCCTTCATGTTGAAGGGCCAGGCGGCGCCGCCGTTCACGCTCAAGGCGCTGGACAGCGGGATGCGGGTGACGTCGGAGCAGCTCAAGGGCCGCCCCATGGTCATCAACTTCTGGGCGTCGTGGTGCGGGCCCTGCAAGATGGAGCACCCGGTGCTGGAGTGGGGCGCGCGGGAGTTCGGCGGGCAGGCGCAGTTCCTGGGGGTCGTGTTCGAGGACACCGAGGACAACGCCAGGCAGTTCCTGGCGCGGATGGGCGCGAGCTTCCCGCAGCTGATCGATCAGAACTCCGGCGTGGCGGTGGCGTACGGGGTGGCGGGTGTGCCGGAGACGTACTTCATCGACGCGCAGGGCATCATCCGGGGCAAGCACGTGGGCCCGATCGATCCCGAGTCGATGGCGCAGTGGATCCGCGAGCTGTCGGCGAGCGCCCCCAGCGCGAAGCAGTAA